A segment of the Streptomyces sp. L2 genome:
TCCGTCTGGCTCACCCCCAACCTGCACGTCGGCAACCCCGGCACCGCCCTCGGCCTCGACCACGCCGACATCGACGTGCCCGGCGAACTCGGCTCCCTGCCCGCCTGGTTCGTGCCCGGCGCCCGGGACACCTGGGTGATCGCCGTGCACGGCCTCGGCACCACCCGCGAACACGCCCTGAACGTCATGCGGTTCCTGCACGAACGCCGCCTGCCGGTCCTCGCCCTCGCCTACCGCGGCGACCTCGGCGCCCCCCGTCCGCCGGACGGCCTCCACCACCTCGGCGAGACCGAGTGGCGCGACGTGGACGCCGCCATCCGCTACGCCGTCCGCTACGGCGCCCAGCGCGTCGTCCTCCTCGGCTGGTCCACCGGCGCCACCATGGCGCTGCGCGCCGCCGAGCGGTCCGCCGTACGGGACCGGGTGGCCGGGCTGGTCCTGGACTCCCCGGTGCTCAGCTGGGAGGCCACGCTGCGCGCCCTCGCCCGGGCCCGGCACACCCCCGGGCCGCTGCTGCCGCTCGCGGTGCGGGCCGCCCAGGGCCGGGCCGGACTGCACGCCGACCGGACGCGCGGCCCCGACGCGGCCGACGGCCACGAGCGGCTCGCCGTGCCCACCCTGATCCTGCACGGCCCGGGGGACGCGGTGGCCCCCTGGGAGTACTCGCGCCGGATGGCCGCACACCAGCCGCACCTGGTCGCGCTGCACACCGTTCCGCACGCCCCGCACGGCGCCATGTGGAACCCCGACCCAGAGGGGTACGAGGAGCGCGTGCGCCGGTTCCTGACCCCGCTGATGTGAGCCCCCGCCCCGCCTCCGGTCCGCTCCCGGCCCACCACCGGCCCGCCCCGACCCGGTCCGCTTCCGACCCACCACCGGCCCGCCCCGACCCGCTTCCGGCTCGTACCCGGCCCGCTTCCGGCTCGTGCCTGGGCCGCCCCGACCCGCCCCCGGGCCGCCCCCGGCTCGTACCCGGCCCACCACCGGCCCGCCCCGACCGGGGCCGCTTCCGGCCCACCACCGGCCCGCCCCGACCCGCTTCCGGCCCGTACCCGGGCCGCCCCCCGGCCGCCCCGGGCCCGTACCCGGGCTGCCCCGGGCCCGTACCCGGGCTGCCCCGGGCCCGTACCCGGGCTGCCCCGGCCCGTACCCGGGCTGCCCCGGGCCGTCTCCCGCCTCCGCGGCGCCCCCACCGGGTACGGGCGGGAAGCGCCGTTTCCCGGCATTCCGTTCAAGGTCGTACGACTGGCCTGAACCCGCCGCCCGGACCGCCGTCGACCGGGCGCGCGGGCCTGTCCACCCGCCCCCCGCGGCATTCCGTTTGGGTTTTCGGACCGTCAGCAGGAAGACTGCAGCCGTGACGTCCCGTATCCCGCGCGACTCCAGGCTCCGACTCGTCCGACCGCGGCCCCTGGCCGCCGTCCCGAGAGCTGTGAACCAGCGGCGCCCGCGCCGCCCCGCACCCCGGCCCCCGGAGGGCACCCCCGCCCCGGCCGAACTGGCCAGAATGGCCCGCACCGGCCTGGCCGGCGCGGTCCGCGTCGCCTGCTGGGCCGACGCCGCCCTCGGCCCCGGCAGCGACGGCGCCACCGGAGACGGCAAGGCCACACTCTCCGAGGCCACCGCCGAACGCGCCGCCGCCCACCTCGACCTGAGCGTCGCTCAGGTCCGCACCGACTGGGACACCGCCCGCCTCGCCGGACTCGTCGAGGTGCACGGCGACAGCGCCCGCCCCGGCTGGCGGCTGCGCGCCTGGGACCGCGACGACAGCGCCGTGCTGCGCGGCTGGGTCGCCCTGTTCGACGCCTGGTCGCTGGCCAGCCCGGAACCCGACGGCCACGAGCCCGCCGCCGTCGCCGAGGTCGTCTCGGCCATGCCCCAGGTGCTCTCCTTCCTCCAGCTGTCCGCCGGCCCCGTCCCGGTCGCCCAGCTCCTCGACCTGCTCCAGCAGCGCGTCACCGAACTGCGCACCGAACGCTGCGAGGTCCCCTACGAGCCCGGACCGGCACCGGCCGGGTTCGCCCACCTCGCCGGCCCCGCACCGACCGCCCTGCCCCCGGCGCCCGCGGAACCGGCCGTGCCGGCCGACACCCCGCTCGCCCCGCTGCTCGACTGGGCCCTGGGCGCGCTCGCCTCCGTCGGCGCGCTCACCTGCGACGGCGGCCAGGCCACCCTCACCCCGCTGGGCAACTGGGCGGTCTGGGTCAAGCTGGAGCAGATCTGCGTGGCCGCGCAGAGCCCGGCCGGCAACATCGAGCAGTCCGCCGAGGACATGCTGCGCGGCTGCGCCCAGCTCCGCCCCAACGCCGCCCGCGCCGAATACCGCGCCTGGCTCGCCGCCCGTCCCGTCGGCGGCGCCGTCGCCGAACTCGTGGACGCCGCCCGGGGCGACGACGCCCTGCTGCGCGGCCTCGCCTTCGAGGCGCTCCGCGTCGTCGGCGCCCCCGCCGAGCCCGACGTGCACGCCGTCGTCGACGAGCCGGCGCTGCGGCCGTACGCCCTGCTGTGGCTCGCCGAGCACGACGGGGCCGACCCGGAGGACGCCCACGAGGTGCTGACCCGTGAGGAGGCCACCTGGCTGTGGGTGGACACCGCCGCGGCCGTCTCCGACCACGGCGAGGCGTCGATGCTGGTACGGCACCTGGAGTCCGCCGTGCAGCCCACCGTCCCGATGCTGCTGGACGAGGTGTGCGCCGTCGGGCACCCCCGCACCGTGCAGGTGCTGGTCGCCCTCGCCGCGGCCCACCCCGACCCGGCCCTCGCCAAGGCTGTCCGCCGAGCCGCCTTCCAGGTACACACGGGCGGCTGAGCGGCTGGCCGGGCGGCGCGCCGTCAGGTGGTGATCTCCGGGCAGTACGTGCCAAAGCTCCAGATGTTGCCCTCGGCGTCGCGGGCCATGTAGTCCCGGGAGCCGTAGTCCTGGTCCGTCGGGGGCATCACGATCTCCACGCCGTGCTCGACGGCCCGCTGGTGGTGGGCGTCGACGTCGTCCACGGCGATGTACACCCCCGTCGGGCCCGCGTCCTTCATCACCGTGTCGAACAGCCCGCCGCGGCCCTTGGAGCCCAGCATCACCGCGCCGTTGCCCTGGGCCAGCTCGGCGTGCATCACCTTGCCGTCCTCCGTCTCGTACACCGACAGCTCCGTGAAGCCGAGGCCTTCCGTGAGCTGCCGGATCGCCGCCTTCGCGTCCGCGTACAGCACCGTCGGATAGATGCTGGGCCGTCCGCCGCCCGTGCCTGCCATGCCGATCACTCCCTCGTGATTCCGGTCGTCCGATGCCCGCCATTCAGCATCGCAGCCACCACTGACAACGCCCCCGCCGAGCGCGCCGCGCCGCCCCGCCCCCCGAACGGACGACGCACCCGCGGCCACCCGCCACCGGGCGTGCCGGAAAACCGCTTGCCCGGCCCCGTTAGACTTGGCCCATGGCCATTCTCCTCGCGCATTAGACGGCGGGAACGTCCTCAGCCGCCCACCGCCAATCCCCGTACGCCCTGGAGTCTGTCCGTGATCTCCGCCTCCGGTATCGAGCTGCGCGCCGGTGCCCGCATCCTCATCGAGAACGCCACCTTCCGCGTCGCCAAGGGCGACCGCATCGGCCTGGTCGGCCGCAACGGCGCCGGCAAGACCACCCTCACCAAGTGCCTGGCCGGCGAGGGCATCCCGGCAGCCGGCCAGATCGCCCGCTCCGGCGAGGTCGGCTACCTGCCCCAGGACCCGCGCACCGGCGACCTGGACGTCCTCGCCCGCGACCGCATCCTCTCCGCGCGCGGCCTCGACGTACTGATCCGCAAGATGCGCGACAACGAGCAGCGCATCGCCAACGGCCAGGGCGCCACCCGCGAGAAGGCCCTGCGGCAGTACGAGCGCCAGGAGACGGAGTTCCTCACCAAGGGCGGGTACGCCGCCGAGGCCGAGGCCGCCACCATCGCCGCCGCGCTGAACCTGCCCGACCGCGTGCTCGGCCAGCCCCTGCACACGCTCTCCGGAGGCCAGCGCCGCCGTATCGAGCTGGCCCGCATCCTGTTCTCCGACGCGGACACCCTGCTGCTCGACGAGCCGACGAACCACCTCGACGCCGACTCGATCATCTGGCTGCGCGACTACCTGAAGACCTACCGCGGCGGCTTCATCGTGATCTCCCACGACGTCGACCTGGTCGAGACGGTCGTCAACAAGGTGTTCTACCTGGACGCCAACCGCGCCCAGATCGACGTCTACAACATGGGCTGGAAGCTCTACCAGCAGCAGCGCGAGGCCGACGAGAAGCGCCGCAAGCGGGAGCGGGCCAACGCCGAGAAGAAGGCCGCCGCCCTGCACTCGCAGGCCGACAAGATGCGCGCCAAGGCCACCAAGACCGTCGCCGCGCAGAACATGGCCCGCCGCGCCGACAA
Coding sequences within it:
- a CDS encoding alpha/beta fold hydrolase, which produces MLAAGAASVAVGRLASDAALKAPAGRPLPTEPRLTVHRTAAGQVTLTRDLATLRPGTYGLAGNGSHAVVGDVLHSAEHTADTVVRRLQGVTHGTLAPGDSVWLTPNLHVGNPGTALGLDHADIDVPGELGSLPAWFVPGARDTWVIAVHGLGTTREHALNVMRFLHERRLPVLALAYRGDLGAPRPPDGLHHLGETEWRDVDAAIRYAVRYGAQRVVLLGWSTGATMALRAAERSAVRDRVAGLVLDSPVLSWEATLRALARARHTPGPLLPLAVRAAQGRAGLHADRTRGPDAADGHERLAVPTLILHGPGDAVAPWEYSRRMAAHQPHLVALHTVPHAPHGAMWNPDPEGYEERVRRFLTPLM
- a CDS encoding VOC family protein: MAGTGGGRPSIYPTVLYADAKAAIRQLTEGLGFTELSVYETEDGKVMHAELAQGNGAVMLGSKGRGGLFDTVMKDAGPTGVYIAVDDVDAHHQRAVEHGVEIVMPPTDQDYGSRDYMARDAEGNIWSFGTYCPEITT
- a CDS encoding ABC-F family ATP-binding cassette domain-containing protein gives rise to the protein MISASGIELRAGARILIENATFRVAKGDRIGLVGRNGAGKTTLTKCLAGEGIPAAGQIARSGEVGYLPQDPRTGDLDVLARDRILSARGLDVLIRKMRDNEQRIANGQGATREKALRQYERQETEFLTKGGYAAEAEAATIAAALNLPDRVLGQPLHTLSGGQRRRIELARILFSDADTLLLDEPTNHLDADSIIWLRDYLKTYRGGFIVISHDVDLVETVVNKVFYLDANRAQIDVYNMGWKLYQQQREADEKRRKRERANAEKKAAALHSQADKMRAKATKTVAAQNMARRADKLLAGLEAVRQSDKVAKLRFPDPSPCGKTPLMAEGLSKSYGSLEIFTDVDLAIDKGSRVVILGLNGAGKTTLLRLLGGVETPDTGEVVPGHGLKLGYYAQEHETLDPDRTVLENMRSAAPDMDLVEVRKVLGSFLFSGDDVDKPAGVLSGGEKTRLALATLVVSSANVLLLDEPTNNLDPASREEILGALRTYKGAVVLVTHDEGAVEALQPERIILLPDGVEDLWGADYADLVALA